A section of the Anabaena cylindrica PCC 7122 genome encodes:
- a CDS encoding AbrB/MazE/SpoVT family DNA-binding domain-containing protein, translating into MAGETITTQGQVTIPKEIRDYLNLDAGSKVDFVIDENRIVKLIPLNVTVQSLSGILHHPGMTPSTLEEMEAAIREESSDWS; encoded by the coding sequence ATAGCTGGTGAAACTATCACGACTCAAGGACAAGTAACTATCCCAAAAGAAATTAGAGATTATCTCAACCTTGACGCAGGTAGCAAGGTTGATTTTGTCATTGATGAAAATAGGATAGTCAAACTTATTCCTTTGAATGTTACTGTTCAAAGCTTATCCGGTATTTTACATCATCCGGGTATGACTCCCTCGACTTTAGAGGAAATGGAAGCAGCAATTAGAGAAGAATCAAGTGATTGGAGTTGA
- a CDS encoding calcium-binding protein, with protein sequence MPNPIFTDIFDGNLADNNTTTGTNLDDLILGDNGNDILIGLLGNDLLFGNNGNDTINGGDGNDTIDGGDGNDTINGGFGLDVMDGGAGIDTLDVTFFAGAYVLNMTTGVTNFVGETAINFENVNTGAGNDSIIGTAGNNVINTGAGNDSIKGGDGNDTIDGGAGNDTIDGGFGVDVMNGGAGIDTLDVTFFAGAYVLNMTTGVTNFVGETAINFENVNTGAGNDSIIGTAGNNIINTGAGNDTINGGAGNDTINGGLGNDIIDGGSGLDVMDGGAGIDTLDVTFFAGAYVLNMTTGVTNFVGETAINFENVNTGAGNDSIIGTVGNNIINTGAGNDIINGGAGNDTINGGLGNDTVDGGLGLDVMDGGAGIDTLDVTFFAGTYVLNMTTGVTNFVGETAINFENVNTGAGNDSIIGTVGNNVINTGAGNDTINGGDGNDTINGGAGNDTLIGGLGTDTITDGTGNDIYKYFATAESQVGVTRDIFTDFTSGVDKIDFSSIDADILLAGNQAFTFIGSAAFNGSGPQVRFSTSGGNLFLQAEINGDGNFTADMEIQLTGLTTILASDIIL encoded by the coding sequence ATGCCTAACCCAATTTTTACTGACATTTTTGATGGCAACCTGGCCGACAATAATACTACTACTGGGACTAATTTAGACGATCTTATCCTTGGTGATAATGGGAATGATATTCTTATAGGTTTGTTGGGAAACGATCTCCTATTCGGCAATAACGGCAACGACACGATTAACGGTGGAGACGGTAACGACACCATTGACGGTGGAGATGGCAACGACACGATTAACGGTGGATTTGGCTTAGATGTGATGGATGGGGGTGCAGGTATAGACACCCTTGATGTTACTTTCTTTGCAGGTGCTTACGTACTGAATATGACTACCGGAGTCACCAACTTTGTGGGTGAGACGGCAATTAATTTTGAAAACGTGAATACAGGTGCAGGAAACGACAGCATCATTGGTACTGCGGGTAATAACGTTATCAACACTGGTGCTGGTAACGACTCGATCAAGGGTGGAGATGGCAACGACACAATTGATGGTGGTGCTGGCAACGACACAATTGATGGTGGATTTGGCGTAGATGTGATGAATGGGGGTGCAGGTATAGACACCCTTGATGTTACTTTCTTTGCAGGTGCTTACGTACTGAATATGACTACCGGAGTCACCAACTTTGTGGGTGAGACGGCAATTAATTTTGAAAACGTGAACACAGGTGCAGGAAACGACAGCATTATCGGCACTGCGGGTAATAACATCATCAATACTGGTGCTGGTAACGATACAATTAACGGTGGTGCTGGCAACGACACGATTAACGGTGGTTTAGGCAACGACATAATTGACGGTGGATCTGGATTGGATGTGATGGATGGGGGTGCAGGTATAGACACCCTTGATGTTACTTTCTTTGCAGGTGCTTACGTACTGAATATGACTACCGGAGTCACCAACTTTGTGGGTGAGACGGCGATCAATTTCGAGAATGTGAATACAGGTGCAGGTAACGACAGCATCATTGGTACTGTGGGTAATAACATCATCAACACTGGTGCTGGTAACGACATCATTAACGGTGGTGCAGGCAACGATACGATTAATGGTGGTTTGGGTAACGACACGGTTGACGGTGGACTTGGACTGGATGTAATGGATGGAGGTGCAGGTATAGACACCCTTGATGTCACTTTCTTTGCAGGTACTTACGTACTGAATATGACTACCGGAGTCACCAACTTTGTGGGTGAGACGGCGATCAATTTCGAGAATGTGAATACAGGTGCAGGAAACGACAGCATCATTGGTACTGTGGGTAATAACGTTATCAACACTGGTGCAGGTAACGACACCATTAATGGTGGAGATGGCAACGACACAATAAACGGTGGTGCAGGTAACGACACTCTCATAGGTGGCTTGGGTACTGACACCATAACTGACGGCACAGGCAACGACATCTATAAGTATTTTGCTACAGCTGAAAGTCAGGTAGGTGTGACGCGAGATATTTTCACAGATTTTACATCAGGGGTTGACAAAATTGATTTTTCGTCCATAGATGCCGATATCTTACTTGCTGGTAATCAAGCCTTCACATTTATCGGTAGTGCAGCATTTAATGGAAGTGGGCCTCAAGTACGCTTCTCTACTAGTGGTGGGAACCTATTCTTACAGGCAGAAATCAATGGTGACGGTAACTTCACTGCGGATATGGAAATTCAACTTACTGGATTGACAACAATTTTAGCGTCTGACATTATCCTGTAA
- a CDS encoding AAA family ATPase, with amino-acid sequence MNFRDEFKLLLRARYPLIYIPTYEEERVEAAIREEATNQGNRPVYTWDFVDGYQGNPNDVGFGKRNPLQALEFIEKLPASAPAVLILRDYHRFLDDVAISRKLRNLARLLKSQPKNIVLLSPRIAIPDDLMEVLTVVEFPLPAAPEIKAEVERLLQATGNSPSGKFLDDLVRSCQGLSMERIRRVLARAVASHGQLQPEDVDLVLEEKRQTIRQTQILDFYPATEQISDIGGLDNLKDWLIRRGGAFTEKARQYGLPHPRGLMLVGIQGTGKSLTAKAIAHNWHLPLLRLDVGRLFGGLVGESESRTRQMIQVAEALAPCILWIDEIDKAFSGLGSKGDAGTTSRVFGTFISWLAEKTSPVFVVCTANDIQALPPEMLRKGRFDEIFFVGLPSQEERKAIFNVHLSRLRSYNLKAYDIDRLAYETPDFSGAEIEQTLIEAMHIGFSQNRDFTTDDVLESASQIIPLARTAVEQIQKLQEWAASGRARLASKQNPLSDTFGKLC; translated from the coding sequence ATGAACTTCCGAGACGAATTTAAACTCCTCCTCCGCGCCCGCTACCCGCTGATTTATATACCCACCTACGAAGAAGAACGGGTAGAAGCCGCTATCCGCGAAGAAGCCACAAACCAAGGAAATCGCCCCGTTTATACATGGGATTTTGTCGATGGTTATCAAGGAAACCCCAATGATGTCGGGTTTGGAAAACGCAACCCGTTACAAGCTTTAGAATTTATTGAAAAATTACCAGCTTCCGCCCCAGCAGTCTTAATTCTCCGGGATTATCACCGCTTTTTAGATGATGTGGCTATTTCTCGCAAACTCCGCAACTTAGCCCGACTCCTCAAATCCCAACCGAAAAATATTGTTTTATTATCCCCACGTATTGCTATTCCTGACGATTTAATGGAAGTGTTGACGGTGGTTGAATTTCCCTTACCCGCAGCACCAGAAATTAAAGCCGAGGTAGAACGGTTATTACAAGCCACTGGTAACTCACCTTCTGGTAAATTTCTTGATGACTTGGTGCGTTCTTGTCAAGGTTTATCTATGGAACGGATACGCCGAGTTTTAGCTAGGGCTGTAGCATCCCACGGACAATTACAACCAGAAGACGTTGATTTAGTTTTGGAGGAAAAACGCCAAACTATCCGCCAAACCCAAATCCTGGACTTTTACCCAGCCACTGAGCAGATTTCTGATATAGGAGGACTTGATAACCTTAAAGACTGGTTAATTCGTCGTGGTGGCGCATTTACAGAAAAAGCACGACAGTACGGATTACCACACCCCCGTGGGTTAATGTTGGTGGGGATTCAAGGAACTGGAAAATCATTAACAGCTAAAGCGATCGCACATAATTGGCATTTACCCCTGTTACGCTTAGATGTAGGGCGTTTATTTGGCGGTTTAGTCGGTGAATCAGAATCCCGCACTCGCCAAATGATTCAAGTCGCAGAAGCCCTCGCACCTTGTATTTTATGGATTGATGAAATTGATAAAGCCTTTTCTGGTTTAGGTAGTAAAGGTGATGCAGGAACAACTAGCCGCGTATTTGGAACATTTATCAGTTGGTTAGCAGAAAAAACATCCCCCGTGTTTGTCGTCTGTACGGCTAACGATATCCAAGCCTTACCCCCAGAAATGTTACGGAAAGGGCGATTTGATGAAATTTTCTTTGTCGGTTTACCCAGCCAAGAGGAGAGAAAAGCAATTTTTAATGTCCATTTATCCCGATTGCGTTCCTATAACTTGAAAGCCTATGACATTGATAGGTTAGCCTACGAAACTCCTGATTTTTCGGGCGCAGAGATTGAGCAAACCTTAATTGAAGCGATGCACATCGGATTTAGTCAAAATCGTGACTTTACCACCGATGATGTTTTAGAATCAGCCAGTCAAATCATACCTTTGGCCCGAACTGCGGTAGAGCAGATTCAAAAATTGCAAGAATGGGCTGCTTCTGGGAGAGCGCGTCTAGCTTCCAAGCAGAATCCATTGAGCGATACCTTTGGTAAACTGTGCTAA
- a CDS encoding SH3 domain-containing protein yields MIVGVFKYILGFLLAIAVLLGSGLTVALYFVNRTAIPPERPKFANDNPKPKPDKPKAIQVKANPKSSPESTPTPTPTPTESPKSLPPGAYQGLVTWPQGLSMREQPTMDAKSVGGVSANQKVIILEESQDKNWQKIRVEGSDQEGWVKAGNTKKVE; encoded by the coding sequence ATGATTGTTGGTGTATTTAAATATATACTTGGTTTTTTATTAGCGATCGCTGTTTTATTAGGTAGTGGACTGACAGTGGCCCTTTATTTTGTCAATCGTACCGCCATACCGCCAGAAAGACCCAAATTTGCTAATGATAATCCCAAGCCGAAACCGGATAAACCAAAAGCAATTCAGGTCAAAGCTAATCCTAAATCTAGCCCTGAATCCACTCCTACTCCTACCCCTACTCCCACAGAATCACCCAAGTCATTACCACCAGGAGCTTACCAAGGTTTAGTAACTTGGCCTCAAGGCTTGAGTATGCGAGAACAACCCACTATGGATGCAAAGAGTGTGGGTGGAGTTTCCGCTAATCAAAAAGTGATCATTTTAGAAGAAAGCCAGGATAAAAACTGGCAAAAAATTCGTGTTGAAGGTAGTGATCAAGAAGGTTGGGTAAAAGCAGGTAACACTAAAAAGGTAGAATAG
- a CDS encoding putative bifunctional diguanylate cyclase/phosphodiesterase — protein MTLMFGVITYIGIQFVALLVSKFLVSKFINQQEKKYRTHNIHITKSSLAEKLQREIYETQNIQIALKESLALQKVTLESTTDGILILDNLNKIVSFNQNFLRMWYIPELLIKSGNHRQILRFALKQLENPRYYLTIIRELNIHPDQQIHNLLFFKDGRVFNPHFQLHHLGEKNIGRVWSFRDITAEKLASATINYQALHDILTNLPNRVLFNDLLIAALEKVNHNHHLAVCLLNLDRFKKVNDSLGHEIGDKLLQLVAQRLKQCLRADDIISRWGGDEFIILLQKISDINDIEAIQKRIFAAFKQGFKIENYHLNISPSIGVSLYPQHGEDANTLIKNADAALSRVKSQGRNHYKLYHAAINSQAPELFILENSLHYALEREEFKLFYQPQVNSSTGEITKMEALLRWQHPNLGLIPPATFIPIAEENGLILPISEWVLRTACLQNKAWQENINLPHLSIAVNLSARQFQQPNLVNMIEQVLSATKLEHKYLELEITETVAMQDVKLTQNILRELDNIGVFISIDDFGTGYSSLSYLKDFPVHSLKIDQSFVRDLANGDNQTAITTAIIALAHRLNLSVVAEGVETQEQLSILRLLECEVMQGYLFSHPLSADDATIMLTKYQQQRVSNSYVVASNYVN, from the coding sequence ATGACTTTGATGTTTGGGGTAATCACTTATATAGGAATTCAATTTGTTGCTTTATTAGTTTCAAAATTTCTAGTTTCAAAATTCATTAATCAACAAGAAAAAAAATATCGGACTCACAATATACATATAACAAAATCCTCTTTGGCGGAAAAATTACAAAGAGAAATTTATGAAACCCAAAATATACAAATTGCATTAAAAGAATCACTAGCTTTACAAAAAGTAACTCTAGAATCTACGACCGATGGTATTTTAATTTTAGATAATCTAAATAAAATTGTCAGCTTTAATCAAAATTTTCTGCGGATGTGGTACATTCCTGAGTTATTAATTAAATCAGGTAATCATAGACAAATATTGAGATTTGCACTCAAACAGCTAGAAAATCCTAGATATTATCTAACAATAATCAGAGAATTAAATATTCATCCAGATCAACAAATTCATAATCTCCTTTTTTTTAAGGATGGAAGAGTATTTAATCCTCATTTTCAACTACATCATCTCGGTGAAAAAAATATTGGGAGAGTTTGGAGTTTTCGTGATATCACGGCTGAGAAATTAGCATCAGCAACAATTAACTATCAAGCTTTACATGATATTTTGACTAATTTACCGAACAGAGTATTATTTAATGATTTACTCATTGCAGCTTTGGAAAAAGTTAATCACAATCATCACCTAGCAGTGTGTCTTTTGAATTTAGATCGCTTCAAAAAAGTTAATGATAGTCTAGGTCACGAAATTGGTGATAAATTATTACAACTGGTTGCTCAACGATTAAAACAATGTCTGCGTGCAGATGATATCATCAGTCGTTGGGGTGGTGATGAGTTCATTATTTTGTTACAAAAAATCAGCGACATTAACGATATTGAAGCCATCCAAAAGCGGATCTTTGCTGCTTTCAAACAAGGATTCAAAATAGAGAATTACCATTTAAATATTAGTCCCAGTATTGGAGTTTCGCTCTATCCCCAACACGGAGAAGATGCAAATACCCTAATTAAAAATGCTGATGCAGCTTTATCTCGTGTAAAATCCCAGGGACGTAATCACTACAAATTATATCATGCAGCTATCAATTCCCAAGCCCCAGAATTATTCATTTTAGAAAATAGCCTACACTATGCTTTAGAGCGAGAAGAATTTAAATTGTTCTACCAACCGCAGGTAAATAGCTCTACGGGTGAAATCACTAAAATGGAAGCTCTCTTACGTTGGCAACATCCCAACTTAGGTTTAATTCCCCCAGCAACTTTTATCCCTATTGCTGAAGAAAATGGATTGATTTTACCAATTTCTGAATGGGTTTTAAGAACTGCTTGTTTACAAAACAAAGCTTGGCAAGAGAATATTAATTTACCACATTTATCAATAGCTGTCAACCTCTCAGCTAGACAGTTTCAGCAACCGAACTTAGTTAACATGATTGAACAGGTACTATCGGCAACAAAATTAGAACACAAGTATTTAGAATTAGAGATTACTGAAACTGTGGCTATGCAAGATGTAAAATTGACTCAAAATATTCTCAGGGAATTAGATAATATAGGAGTCTTTATATCTATAGATGATTTTGGTACGGGATATAGCTCTCTCAGTTATTTAAAGGACTTTCCTGTCCATTCTTTAAAAATTGATCAGTCCTTTGTGCGTGATTTGGCCAATGGTGATAATCAAACAGCAATTACAACAGCCATAATTGCCTTAGCACATAGACTGAATTTATCAGTAGTTGCAGAAGGAGTAGAAACTCAAGAACAATTGAGCATATTGAGACTTCTTGAATGTGAAGTTATGCAAGGGTATCTGTTTAGTCATCCTTTATCAGCTGATGACGCGACAATCATGCTGACAAAATATCAACAACAACGGGTGAGTAACTCTTATGTAGTTGCATCTAATTATGTCAATTAA